The following coding sequences are from one Eublepharis macularius isolate TG4126 chromosome 19, MPM_Emac_v1.0, whole genome shotgun sequence window:
- the LOC129346470 gene encoding olfactory receptor 13H1-like, giving the protein MGSPNETRVTEFILIGLSEHPRAQAVFFFFLLMAYLISLLGNGLIVILIIADSHLHTPMYFFLCVLSSVDLILSNNALPEIQVNCFFYRPTISFYRCLVQMYVGLLLVSTECVLLAIMAYDRFAAICQPLHYMQIMSWRFCISLVAAALGLSSLTTLIYILLQPTDFCGRNVINHFACEVQSFLKLACSDTHTSELFMHVASFFLLIPPFSFIVVTYGRIGWAVILMRSKEGRKKAFSTCSSHLVVVGVFYGTIMIMYVKPQPKSTSDQDKIISLMYGVLTPMLNPLIYSLRNRDVKGAFWRVFGRKTSE; this is encoded by the coding sequence ATGGGATCTCCAAATGAGACAAGGGTGACTGAATTCATCTTGATTGGGCTATCCGAACACCCCAGAGCACAGGctgtgttctttttctttctcttgatgGCCTATCTCATCAGCCTTTTGGGGAATGGCCTCATCGTCATATTGATTATTGCAGATTCCCATCTTCATACACCCATGTATTTCTTTCTTTGCGTCCTCTCCTCTGTAGACCTCATCCTCTCCAACAATGCACTTCCTGAGATCCAGGTCAACTGTTTCTTTTACAGGCCCACCATCTCCTTCTACAGATGCTTGGTTCAGATGTATGTTGGTCTATTACTTGTCTCAACGGAATGTGTCCTTCTGGCCATCATGGCGTATGACCGCTTTGCAGCTATTTGCCAGCCACTCCATTATATGCAGATCATGAGCTggagattttgcatcagtttAGTGGCTGCAGCTTTAGGCCTTTCCTCACTGACAACTCTGATCTACATACTGTTGCAGCCAACTGACTTCTGTGGACGAAATGTCATTAACCATTTTGCATGCGAGGTACAATCGTTCCTCAAACTGGCCTGCTCTGACACACACACCAGTGAGCTCTTCATGCATGTTGCCAGCTTCTTTCTCCTAATACCCCCCTTTAGCTTCATTGTCGTGACATACGGGCGCATAGGCTGGGCTGTAATACTCATGCGCTCAAAAGAGGGTCGCAAGAAAGCCTTCTCCACCTGTAGTTCTCACCTTGTTGTGGTCGGTGTCTTTTATGGTACAATCATGATCATGTACGTGAAACCCCAACCAAAATCTACTTCCGATCAAGATAAGATCATCTCTTTAATGTACGGAGTTTTAACTCCCATGCTCAATCCTTTGATCTACAGCTTGAGAAACAGGGATGTGAAGGGGGCTTTCTGGAGAGTATTTGGAAGGAAAACGTCAGAATAA
- the LOC129346471 gene encoding olfactory receptor 13H1-like, which translates to MGSPNETRVTEFILIGLSEHPRAQAVFFFFLLMAYLISLLGNGLIVILIIADAHLHTPMYFFLCILSSVDLILSNNALPEIQVNCFFYRPTISFYRCLVQMYVGLLLVSTECVLLAIMAYDRFAAICQPLHYMQTMSWRFCISLVAAALGFSALTTLINILLQPTEFCGRNVINHFACELQSFLKLACSDTHTSELFMHVVSLFLLIPPFGFIVVTYGRIGWAVILMRSKEGRKKAFSTCSSHLAVVGVFYGTIMIMYMKPQRKSSSDQDKVISLMYGVLTPMLNPLIYSLRNRDVKGAFWRVFGRKRSE; encoded by the coding sequence ATGGGATCTCCAAATGAGACAAGGGTGACTGAATTCATCTTGATTGGGCTATCCGAACACCCCAGAGCACAGGctgtgttctttttctttctcttgatgGCCTATCTCATCAGCCTTTTGGGGAATGGCCTCATCGTCATTTTGATTATTGCAGATGCCCATCTTCATACACCCATGTATTTCTTTCTTTGCATCCTCTCCTCTGTAGACCTCATCCTCTCCAACAATGCACTTCCTGAGATCCAGGTCAACTGTTTCTTTTACAGGCCCACCATCTCCTTCTACAGATGCTTGGTTCAGATGTATGTTGGTCTATTACTTGTCTCAACGGAATGTGTCCTTCTGGCCATCATGGCCTACGACCGCTTTGCAGCTATCTGCCAGCCACTTCATTATATGCAGACCATGAGTTggagattttgcatcagtttAGTGGCTGCAGCTTTAGGCTTTTCCGCACTGACAACTCTGATCAACATACTGTTGCAGCCAACTGAATTCTGTGGACGAAATGTCATTAACCATTTTGCATGTGAGCTACAATCGTTCCTCAAACTGGCGTGCTCTGACACACACACCAGTGAGCTCTTCATGCATGTTGTCAGCCTCTTTCTCCTAATACCCCCCTTTGGCTTCATTGTTGTGACATACGGGCGCATAGGCTGGGCTGTAATACTCATGCGCTCAAAAGAGGGTCGCAAGAAAGCCTTCTCCACCTGTAGCTCTCACCTTGCTGTGGTCGGTGTCTTTTATGGTACAATCATGATCATGTACATGAAACCCCAGCGAAAATCTTCTTCTGATCAAGATAAGGTCATCTCTTTAATGTACGGGGTTTTAACTCCCATGCTCAACCCCCTGATTTACAGCTTGAGAAACAGGGACGTGAAGGGGGCTTTCTGGAGAGTGTTTGGAAGGAAAAGATCAGAATAA